AAAAAGTGAAGATTGCTAGTAAGGGTTGTGTATGTCTTGATGTTCCAACTAGATGGAACTCGACCTACATGATGCTAGAGAATGTAGAAAAATTTCAAAGGGCATTTGAAAGATTACGTGTTAATGATGCACAATATATTCGTTACTTCTTGGATGATGGaagtgggaaaaaaatattaggaTCACCTGATTTTGAGGATTGGGATAATGTGAAggtgtttgtgaaatttttgaagTTGTTTTATGAAGTTACATTACGATTTTCTGGTTCTCTATATGTCACATCTAATGTATTTTTTCATGAACTTTGTgtgatgaaaattgaattgACAAACTTGTGTGAAAGTGAAGATCCTCTTTTGAGTATGATGGCAAgggatatgcatgaaaaatttgATAAGTATTGGGGGGACATTGAGAGGCTTAATTTGATGATGTTTGTTGCTGTTGTACTAGACCCAAGGTACAAGTTGAGGTTTGTAAATTTTTGGTTTGCCAAATGGAATTCAGGAGCAGTGGCAGATGATATGACAAAAAAGGTGAAAAAGACTGTTGTTCGTATGTATGAGCACTATTGTAACTGTGATGGGTATTCAAATGGGCAAGGTCAAGATGGCTCTTCTTCAAACAATGTTGAGACTAGACCTATACAAGATCCCCACACATTGGTGAAATCTATTTATAAGAAGCATTTGGCAATGGATAGTTTGGAAAGCAAATCAGAGGTGGAAAGATATTTGGCTGATTGTGTGGAAGAggattctccaaatttttgtattttaaattgGTGGAAGGTGAATTCCTCAAAATATCGGCTTCTCTCAAAAGTAGCTCGTGATGTGTTAGCCATTCCTCTCTCTACAGTTGCCTCTGAGTCCGCATTTAGTACTGGGGGTCGTGTGTTGGATCCATTTCGAAGCTCTTTGCTGCCTAACACAGTTGAAATGTTGATTTGTGCTCAGAATTGGTTAAGAGCTACTGATATAATTGATCTTCAAGAAGCAATGGAAGAAGTTGAATCCTATGAGAGTCTTGAATCAGGTAATTTTTCaactaagtatttttttttatgactaatttttaaattgtcaTATAAGccttttgggttttgaaattccattttataatttattgtttttttttttatttgtctcaGAGTTTGCATCTCAAAGCACCATAACAGTGGAAGAGGAAGATTAGTTGGAAATTGGAATGCTGGAATCTGGATAGCTTGGATATTTTAGTTCTTAGTGGGACTAGTATAGAATTCTTTTGAAATCCATTCGTAGAAAAAGTtctgtatattttgtttataaactcttgatatattttgtttataactggCTCAGGAACTTAGGATGCTAGTTCTGTATATTTTGTTTGCTGACTCAGttacatatattttgtttataactgagTCAAGAACTTAGGACACTAGTTCAATAGTTCATATATATTTAGTTTATCAACTTAGttagatatattttgtttgtaaCTGAGTAAAGAActcatatattttgtttataagtgAATTAAGATActagttcatttatattttgtttattatctCAGTTGGATAATTGAGTTggaatattagtttatatattaatgtatattttgtttatcaatttaGGTGGTAAATGTAATTTAGGTGGTaaatgtgatatattttttttggctcaatttaataatagaaataaaaaaaagggataattacatataacccacctgtggtttgggcgaaaatcactttgcctacccgtggtttgaaaagtatcacttaacccacctgaggtgtgtttccgtcactctccgtaacccacctcggtctctgccgttacaaaaacaccttttaaccccaaaacagaacataacgcgaatcaaaacccccaaaactcaaacacttttCGAGAGAGACACCCAAGGTGCAATCAGGCTTGTTCTTCGCGGTTTGGAGCGTGTGGAGAGGGAGAAAGCACTTGTTTGCATCATCGAACCTGGGCAAGGTATGTGTGATgttttttcatctgcatttgggtCTGTTCCTGATTTAGGGTCTCAGATTTTGTTCAAGTGTGAACTTACTGTGTGAAAGTCTAAATCCAGGAATCGTGTTATGTTGAGATGTCTTCATCAAGTGGTAATTTCTCGGGTTCATGTGGACATATGTGCAATGTGCAGACTTGTGTTTTGAGAACAAGTTTGAGTTTGCACAATTTTGGGAGGAGGTTCTTGGGTTGTAGCCGTTATAAGGTTGGTCCTAAGtgtcctttctttgtttggattgataaCCCAACCTGTCCTCGTGGGAATGAAGTTGCACCTTTGGCTCTAGAGAAGATGTCTAGGCTTCAGACTGCTCTCCAACTTGCAAATGAGAGGGAAAGGACAGCTCTGGAAATGGCAGAAGAAGCTAGGCAAATGGCAGAAAAGGCTCTTGAAGAGGAAGCCAAAGccaaggagagggagagaaaggctcGAGCTGTCTGTGCAAAAGCTAAGGAAAAAGCCATTCTTGCTGAAGAGAAGCAAAGAATGTGGAagtctgcatgcattttgtcatggatcttttttgttattgttatgttgttgtgttttggctCAATTGAGTTCTCTGGAGTGAAGAGACCTAGATTGTTGCCCCTGAATTAGTTAATTGGTTAGTAGAGATAGTTATGGCAATAGTGTTAATGAATTTGCATTGTAATAGCACTAGCCTACTGATGTAATGTTTTGATGTgtcaatgaatgaagaattggTCAATTCTTGAGTATTTTGTGCATATCCTAACAACCATTCAATGGAAGAAGTAATGGTCAATTATCAATTTGGctgtgcataccataacaaccattccacaataaaaactttcatacactgtattagaaaaatatacttggacataatttgtagtagcaataaataaacttccatataatttggctgtgcataccataacaaccattccacaataaaaacttcTCATACActctattagaaaaatatacttggacacaatttgtagtagcaataaataaactttcatatAATTTGGTTGTGCAtaccattccacaataaaaataatatacttggacacaatttgtagcagcaataaataaacttccatataatcTAGTTTGGACAAATATTGTTCCATACAAACTGTAATAGCACAACTTCCATATAACAACCTGGAGTGTATTGtaccttaattacaaaaaagcacattccaaggccagcagtgattgttttttacactaattagtaattacaaaaaagcacattcCAAGGCCAGCAGTGActgttttttacactaattgatAATTACAAAAGGCCAACAGTggtcttcacaaaaaaaaaaaaaaccaaaaaggccCACATGTTCCCACTAGCTTTACTCCCAATGCTGACATGCGTACCCACTAGCTTCATTCATTTCTTTCCTTTACTCTTTCCTCTTTCCACCCACTGGATTCATTTTTGGTGGCCTTTGTGCAGCAAGCTGTCCTCTAGTCCTCACACCACCAGTGCTCCCACTTGCATGTGAagtctacaaaataaaaaataaatccacttgttaaaaaatatccCAAGCTACACAACCATCCAGGACTAAGTTACCTGTGAAGAACTTGGTAAGGTATTCCAGGTCTCCCTAGGTGTGTGAAACTctggttgtgaggaagagaacCATCTTGCTCTCTTGTGAGATGGCCTAGGTTGATTTCCTTGCTGTGAGGATGAAGGCTGAGTGGCAGACATCATGTTGTAGGTCTGGGTAGGCTGCTGGGATGGTGGCTGAGGTGCAGGCTGAGGTGCAGGCTGAGGTGCAGATCTAGGTGCAAGCACCCCTTCCCTTGCCTGCAACAAAACCCAGTTTCAATACAGTATCTATTGTaagtttaaaaacaagtttttttttttttttttgccatttaaatcctaattacttacagctttttctctttgaagtcTCTGTCTCCTCTGCCATGGTGTCTCCCCAGTGATGCCAGCCTTGCACCCTCTTGAGTTATGCCCTTCCTTTTTGCATTTCCCACATCTTACAGGTCTGTTCTGTCTACTTGCTTTGTAAGGGTTCCTAGGCTCATCAGAAGCcctctttctttgcttgggTGGTTTGCCTGGTGGTTTGTATATATGAGGTGCCAGGGGAGCAGGCTGTCCAGTCTCAGCCCATTTTGACTAGCCAGGCATGGGAGGAAGTACCTCCTTGTATATCTCcatgtaagtttctttgaagtagCATGGGTGGGTATAGTCTTCTGGTGTCTCAATGTTTGTATAAATGGCTGTTATGGCATGTTTGTAGGGAATGCCATTTAAATCCCAAGACCTATAGCTACATGTCTTCTTCACCAAATCAACTACATGCCTCTCATACTGACTGCCTACCTCATAAAGGAAACTACTAGCTGGGGTAGCACTAAATGCCTTACTTTCAACCTTCAATTTCTCCAACCTATCTTGTATGCTTGGACACAACTTTCCAGCATACTTCTGTATCCTTCCCTTTTTGTGTAAAGCCTAGTCATAAGTCTAACCCTAATCCACTCCAACATTGCCAAGATAGGCTTGTCCCTAGACTTCAATATCATTGCATTAAAAGACTCACTCAAATTATTTACCAAACAATCTGTTAAGGCCCTAGGAGTGAAGTGTGACCTTGTCCACTGTGTAGGTGCAATGTTTGCAAGATACTCATATGActtttcatccaaatccctTATGTACTGCATGCATCTCTCAAACTCCCTTACTGTTGTGGCAGCAGCACACCTCCACAATGCATCC
This genomic stretch from Quercus robur chromosome 4, dhQueRobu3.1, whole genome shotgun sequence harbors:
- the LOC126722274 gene encoding uncharacterized protein LOC126722274, with protein sequence MSSSSGNFSGSCGHMCNVQTCVLRTSLSLHNFGRRFLGCSRYKVGPKCPFFVWIDNPTCPRGNEVAPLALEKMSRLQTALQLANERERTALEMAEEARQMAEKALEEEAKAKERERKARAVCAKAKEKAILAEEKQRMWKSACILSWIFFVIVMLLCFGSIEFSGVKRPRLLPLN
- the LOC126722275 gene encoding uncharacterized protein LOC126722275, yielding MDGSDDEQVPEQVEFNAKSDMRNVVLKKEMKFPNAKVFRAALREYAIKKPIDIKFKLNEKTKISVHCKNGCGWRCYASQISGELTFQIKTLTDDCTCPKSFKNSQATSAYVAKRFIEDFSKNPNWEVSGVHNHVMQNLSVDLSVNQVYKSKRKAKDLINGDEQLQYGVLRNYAQMITTVDKGSRVILQTEMAEETSQPKFKRMYVRFNAQKVGFLGGCRPFIGLDGCHIKHRFGGQILSTTAKDANDNIFPVAITVVEQETRESWIWFLKIFADDIGRPEELQLVFISDRQKRLIPAIETLFPTVEHRYCVKHIYNNFKVDHKGLELKDALWRCAAATTVREFERCMQYIRDLDEKSYEYLANIAPTQWTRSHFTPRALTDCLGRIQKYAGKLCPSIQDRLEKLKVESKAFSATPASSFLYEVGSQYERHVVDLVKKTCSYRSWDLNGIPYKHAITAIYTNIETPEDYTHPCYFKETYMEIYKEPAPLAPHIYKPPGKPPKQRKRASDEPRNPYKASRQNRPVRCGKCKKEGHNSRGCKAGITGETPWQRRQRLQREKAAREGVLAPRSAPQPAPQPAPQPPSQQPTQTYNMMSATQPSSSQQGNQPRPSHKRARWFSSSQPEFHTPRETWNTLPSSSQTSHASGSTGGVRTRGQLAAQRPPKMNPVGGKRKE
- the LOC126723159 gene encoding zinc finger BED domain-containing protein RICESLEEPER 2-like; amino-acid sequence: MHMRCCAHIVNLIVIEGLKSLHESIVKVRNAVRYVRSSPSRYDKFKACVEKVKIASKGCVCLDVPTRWNSTYMMLENVEKFQRAFERLRVNDAQYIRYFLDDGSGKKILGSPDFEDWDNVKVFVKFLKLFYEVTLRFSGSLYVTSNVFFHELCVMKIELTNLCESEDPLLSMMARDMHEKFDKYWGDIERLNLMMFVAVVLDPRYKLRFVNFWFAKWNSGAVADDMTKKVKKTVVRMYEHYCNCDGYSNGQGQDGSSSNNVETRPIQDPHTLVKSIYKKHLAMDSLESKSEVERYLADCVEEDSPNFCILNWWKVNSSKYRLLSKVARDVLAIPLSTVASESAFSTGGRVLDPFRSSLLPNTVEMLICAQNWLRATDIIDLQEAMEEVESYESLESEFASQSTITVEEED